One window of Salminus brasiliensis chromosome 16, fSalBra1.hap2, whole genome shotgun sequence genomic DNA carries:
- the enoph1 gene encoding enolase-phosphatase E1 — protein sequence MATVTVPENVSVFLLDIEGTTTPITFVKDVLFPYIKEHLEDYLSAHWEEDECKQDVHLLKKQAEEDLKQNRAGPVHTVDQTVHTDEEKAIREVVDNVLWQMAADRKTTALKQLQGHMWRAAYAAGKIKGEVYPDVVPAIRRWRRNGLKVYIYSSGSIEAQKLLFGYSVEGDLLELFDGHFDTNVGAKVESKSYERIAERIGCSPEDIMFLTDVTREAKAAEDARLNVVVVVRPGNMELTEEERSHYRIVTTFSQLELSGSA from the exons ATGGCAACGGTTACAGTCCCGGAGAACGTTAGCGTCTTTCTGCTGGACATTGAAGGAACCACGACACCCATCACATTCGTGAAG GACGTTTTATTCCCATACATCAAAGAGCATCTGGAGGACTACCTGTCAGCGCACTGGGAGGAGGACGAGTGCAAGCAGGACGTGCATCTCCTAAAGAAACAG GCTGAAGAAGACTTAAAGCAGAACAGAGCAGGCCCAGTTCACACTGTGGATCAGACAGTGCACACGGACGAGGAGAAAGCTATCCGGGAGGTTGTGGATAATGTCCTCTGGCAGATGGCTGCAGACAGGAAAACCACTGCACTGAAACAGTTGCAAGGCCACATGTGGAGAGCAGCCTATGCTGCAGGGAAGATCAAAGGCGA AGTGTATCCAGACGTGGTTCCTGCTATCAGGAGATGGAGGCGAAATGGTCTCAAAGTCTACATCTACTCCTCAGGAAGCATAGAAGCTCAGAAGCTGCTGTTTGGTTATTCAGTTGAAGGAGATCTGTTAGAG CTATTTGATGGTCACTTTGACACAAATGTTGGTGCCAAAGTGGAGAGTAAAAGCTATGAAAGGATTGCGGAGAGGATTGGCTGCTCACCAGAAGACATTATGTTCTTAACAGATGTCACACGAG AGGCAAAGGCAGCCGAGGATGCCAGGCTGAACGTGGTTGTGGTGGTGCGGCCAGGCAACATGGAGCTGactgaggaggagaggagccACTATAGAATCGTCACAACTTTTAGCCAACTGGAACTCTCTGGAAGCGCttga